Genomic segment of Grus americana isolate bGruAme1 chromosome 27, bGruAme1.mat, whole genome shotgun sequence:
actgtgacttctggagaggtttcatcagcttcctctcagggtctgagcttcatggactcatccccaaacctaccagaggggtcattaccatgccgccttgggctggtcctctgctgctgctctcctgggacaaagggagctcatggcaagtgggcagtgctgcagagagacatctctggccaggagcagctcctctgcagagcacagcagggctgagggtgCTGCGAGAGGAGTGAGGCAGAGAAtaggaggatgctgagagctcagcatgggagaaatcttcacagccctctacacggtaagtctctgggtgcaggcaaGTGCCACTGCGGTTCGTGAAGGGTTCTCCTCAAGCTGTCACAGGTCACAGCCTATAGGACCTTTCTCCAGTGCAGAAGAGGTAAGGGCATCCTCCAGCGCAGGGTTCCCTGCAGCACGGTCAGAGGGACAGAGCATGACGGCTGCCTTGTCCCGGGGTTGGCTGCAGGGTGTGAgggtgggtgtgcagccaggggtgcccagttgtgtcctgcagagcagggtccctgcagcccaggggctgtgtgccggggcagggactctgccgcctgccagggtcagcactcagcctgcccggggagctgcccagggcactgcagggagaagctgtgggtggaaggagagaTCTCtagcagggcagggtccttctgatGTCAAGAGGGTGCTGCGTGGGtcagggctgctcacagctccagatcactcCCAGCACATGTCCCAGGGGACTTCTCAAGAAGCACATCAAGGCAGGGGCTACCTGGAAGGAAAGGTGCTTTCCAGAGTCTGtgcttttccagtttcttgtggtggtggtgcacAAATATGGTCATGGAGCTCTCAGGGTAGCACCACAGTGCGAGACACTGACAGCATTACAGCCATTGGTCAACACCTCTTCAAGGAACCTGATAAAGTCCCTTCactcacctcagcctcctcctcaggtGGGAAAGGGGTAACGGgagcaaaatcaacaaaacaaacccccacagTTCTGTTCTGCACTCAGGTGAATTGGGAGTGACAATGGTCATATCTCTATTATATCACGGGTAGATTTAACCTGTGATCactcctgtttcctctctgcctgttgctgcacagcaggactgACTCCTCTGGAGCCCACAGAAGAGGCCCTTGCTCTACATtgcaccctcagccagcacaaaccaagGATCATGCCAGGATCTGCgtgaagacagagagagaacaCTTGTGGTTGCTTCTTGTGACGAATGGAATAGGTTCTGCTCACAGGTGTCTGTCCTAACCCTTCACTGCGTTTCCCCCTTGGATAGTGCCCTTGTGTGCAGAGGGAGCAAATGTCCAatggcagctccatcacccagttcctcctcctagcattcgcagacacatgggagctgcagctcttgcacttctggctcttcctgggcatctacctggctgctctcctggccaatggcctcatcatcactgccatagcctgcgaccaccacctccacacccccatgtacttcttcctcctcaacctctccctcctagacctgggctgcatctccaccactgtccctaaagccatggccaattccctctgggacgtcagggccatctcctacacaggatgtgctgctcaggtctttttctttttctttctgatctcagcagaatatttcaTTCTCACTGTCAtgtcctatgaccgctacgttgccatctgccaacccctgcactacgggaccctcctgggcagcagagcttgtgtccacatggcagcagctgcctggggcactgggtttctctatgctgtgctgcacacggccaatacattttctataccactctgccagggcaatgctctggaccagttcttctgtgaaatcccccagatcctcaagctctcctgcccacattactacctcagggaagttgggcttcttgtggttagtgcctgtttattctttggctgttttgttttcattgtgctgtcctatgtgcagatcttcagggccatgctgaggatcccctctgagcagggacggcacaaagccttttccacgtgcctccctcacctggctgtcgTCTCCCTGTTCATCAGCACTTCATtttttgcctacctgaagcccccctccatctcctccccatttctggacctggtggtggcagttctgtactcggtggtgcctccagcagtgaaccccctcatctacagcatgaggaaccaggagctcaaggaggccCTGAGGAAACTAATCCAATGGACCTTGCACCACCAacagtaatttgtctccccttctctgcagagttccCAGAACATATTTTAGGCCAgtactctgtttttttttttttttttttttctctgataatcatAGTTAGAGGTAATTGCTTGGGTTCATAGCACTTCTcttgaggctctgtcctgttgtgtctgatccttgaagaaccatgtgtctccttttgccttcctaatagcctctctgcaataaaaggggatctcctgagggaggtgcctgcagcctgggctctccttgatacagttgtggctaagaacaagccagaggaattggactttccaagtctcttccgccttgttttctccttctgtttggggaaataatctcatggtatcactgttagacaccaagcacttagttgaaggctctcgtcttggtgtccaggggcattggaaatggtgcacaagctcccagtccccttcctcaggctgtcacaggtatgacggggctgatggcagaggtcCATCCACgtggaaaggaatctggtgtggtcaggagaggatggggacactgcaggtactctggggtgggaagtgaatggagactcagaaggcgaaagaccctgagatgaagtccccccagggcagagcactcactccaggtacccgcaaagaaagactctgcagtgctgtgggagtccgtgaagatgcagcaggcacagggcaggagagtggagagatgcaggaggtgcctgaggagccgcagggccaggactctgctggtgtcctggggagcagggctggcggggaggcagagtggggcaaaggcggtcagggctggggatcccctgcagcgtcaatgcaggagaggccgagagggagtggcctgcgctggcacttggggccagctgcaggcctggggctgatggggaggctgagccccccctctgcctcccagcagctgctgtgcccttccgaggggctggggctgtgggctgagtgcccagagctctgcagcagcccagactgccagcccagactgggctgctctgctgggctgcactggggagagggcagggaaggtgggggagagccggggaggggatgggctggactggaaagtgcccaggacaggaacagcctgacgTTATCGGAGCTGCGTGACCCTCCAGGGGGAGGACCCGCTCCagtgggcctgtggagcagagcctgatctccttgagaaggaagcaagtcatcacaggtgcaggagagaggagctgctctgtgccatgttccctggacacgctggggaagctgccccagggcaagtGGGAGAAACCACCCCACGCATCGTCCATTTCCCTCGCTGGCcatacacccagccctggggagggacctttgttgtggggccagctctgtcctcctgctgggctcagtgcctgtcctgTGGCACGGCCAGCCTGGTGccgtctctcttctgtcccacaccctgcagatcccaccgcacggctgactgctgacacctgcatggGACACGACTGAGGTTGTGCAGGGGCAGGTactggtggggggctgccaaatggagggctgctgcgggtggaggcatggagggctgccatggggactgtgctgctggagacgtTTCCCCATCCCATGAATTCACCCTGCTCTATctagtgcctgcactgcagggctggggggccatgttgggcagcagggcttgtccagcccagctgaggaggtcttGTCTTCTTGCCCCACGCTCTCCAGCCTGGGTTCCGGgtcaggctgtggagctgcaaGAGCCCATGTTCCCTGGGGAATATTCCTGCTGACAGAGACATTTCCATCCTGCCAGCCACAGTTTCCAGCAAAAATGGCTCCCTGCAAGGTCCCGTGATGCACCCCAGAGGGAGCGCCCATCTCCTCACCCTGgtgttccccagctgctctttcctccAGGCCCTGCCTGGGCCACACTGGTTCCGTGGCACAGAGGCCatgacagagctgctgtgttggGGTGAACCCTGGGCTGTGGCCCCACAGAAACGAGCCCTAAGGTGCCCACGGTGCCCTGAacaccccatccagccccagggGGTCTTGCGTCCCATGGATCACCTCCCACAGTGGTTAGGAGGCAGCTCCGCTGCCCACTGTCCTGGCACAGGGTACAGAGGCACTTGCTGGGGCACACGGGGCTGGGAttgccccttccctggctctgccaggtccccagtcTCCATGAGCTGTTCCTGCTCCCTTGGGCCCTCACAGACCTTGGAGCAGTGCTGGTagatccccagagctgcctccttcctgggcAGGGACTGTAAGGCCCCACggcagccctgggaccccctcgtcctgctgcactccagcccccagccctgccctcctgctgcctcccaggggtgTCAGTGAGGGTTTGTGTTGGGGCAGTACCTGTGTGCAGGTGCAGGGGGgatgagagcaggagcaatggggGGACCTTTccctcagtgctgtgggaggcagaggagggagagtccaggggagggagaaaggatcCCCAGGAGACatgggctgctgcccaaagccaTCATCCAGCCCCTGGTGTGGGAGGCTGCTAATTTGGGCACATTTCCATGGCAGAGGGTATTTTGTGTCCCTCCCCTAAAGCCggcactgctgggagctgagccagggtccctctccctgggctggggctttcacctgccccagctcccatgGGCAGAGAAATGACTCACGCAGGAGCTGGGTAGGGACAAGGGTTTGACACTTGGGCAGGAACCTGAAACCCAAACTGCCCTCCCAGGTCCCACTGGTGGGTCTTCAGACCCCTCAAGCTCTTCCCTGAtgggcttctctgctgcagaccaGAAGGTGTGTTGGGTGTCCAttgcaggggagcagcc
This window contains:
- the LOC129197013 gene encoding olfactory receptor 14J1-like, with the protein product MSYDRYVAICQPLHYGTLLGSRACVHMAAAAWGTGFLYAVLHTANTFSIPLCQGNALDQFFCEIPQILKLSCPHYYLREVGLLVVSACLFFGCFVFIVLSYVQIFRAMLRIPSEQGRHKAFSTCLPHLAVVSLFISTSFFAYLKPPSISSPFLDLVVAVLYSVVPPAVNPLIY